The genomic window TATATTTTGTGCCCATTCTTTAATTAATGTAGCGACCTGCCATGGTATGTCGAATCTTGTTTTTCATCCTTATCTAGTTCCGCTGATGTAACATGAGGGTCTATGTCTGTATAGAAGGAATAAAGCTAAATAATTGGGCTAGTTCAGTTTAAAAATACTTCACTCTTTTATATTTCAAAAAATATTTATTCACCCCTAAAAATATCAACAAGTTAGAGCATTGAATTATAGAAATACTTATTTTACTGGAATGGCAATGCGAGTTATGAGTTCGCTTTCGGGGACCTCGGTCGGAGAATTAAAATAATATTCATAATAAACTCCAGTTTTTTCGTATCCATTTTCTTCAATCCACCGGAATATTGCATTGTAAGGTTGTTCCATCTGGCTATATGGACCCTTATACAAACATGTCACATACCTTCCTCGAGGTAATTCACCTGATTTAATATCATATTTTTCCGATAAGTGACGACCTACTGGAAAACCCATTTCAACATCTAAATCATTCATGTCCAGGCTATAATATGCCGTATAAGGTGCATCAACAGGATCTTCATTCATTTCTTTAAGGTATTCATAAATTTTATGGTACGATTCTCCAATAATTTTCGGTAAATCTCCCATAGTAGTTCTGGTTCGGATGTACAAAACCGGTTGAGCTTTTTGATCAATAACTTCAATTTTAAAAAGCATAATTTAATCCTCTCCTATCTTAAAATTTTTTACCCCTTTTAAATACGAAGTAACATTTTTCCCGTTTTTTTGATTCATTTGAATTTAATCTATTCGTTTTACTGTGATTTTATTTAGAAGACTTTTTTTGTCTTTTAATAAAATTCATTTTAACATTCTTGTTTGATTCTATGTTGGTTTAATCAATGTTTTAATTAAATAATGGAAGTTACCATCTCGATTGGAGCTATTATTTTCCTGTTACTAAAATAATTTAAGCAAAAAGGAAAAATCCTCAAACCATAAAATGGTACCAGAGAATCATGAAAATACCTATCTAAAACCGTCATTACTAAGAGTTCAACCGTTCTTTGGATGAACGATGTGGCAATCTCCTTTAGTATTTTTTTGAAATAATTAAAAGATGAGATCCTCACGCCCTCAAAAAACGAGGGCTCAGGATGACGAATTAAAGGCACCCTCCCCGCCATAAAACGGAACCCCTCCAAAGAAGAGAATTGTTTAATTCATTCCCCCATTGAGGGGGGATTCAGGGGGGGTGTGCATTTTTCTTTTTCTTTGATCACTTTTCGCTGTTTCCAGTATTTTCAGGATAGACCCTCATACTGCCTAGTAGCATCAGATGAGGATGAAAATAGGTTATCCCTCTCACCTAAATCCTCTCCCTCCATGGGAGAGTGAAAAAGAGAAACGGGAGATAGTGAGGATGAGGGCAAAAGTCCCACATTCTTTATCCCTTTTGATATAATGAGCCTTGAAGATAAAAAATAACGTCATATTTGAACTTCATACATT from Candidatus Atribacteria bacterium ADurb.Bin276 includes these protein-coding regions:
- a CDS encoding Bacterial transcription activator, effector binding domain, yielding MLFKIEVIDQKAQPVLYIRTRTTMGDLPKIIGESYHKIYEYLKEMNEDPVDAPYTAYYSLDMNDLDVEMGFPVGRHLSEKYDIKSGELPRGRYVTCLYKGPYSQMEQPYNAIFRWIEENGYEKTGVYYEYYFNSPTEVPESELITRIAIPVK